The region GCTCGAGACGGTGTGCTCGCACGAGACGTGGGACGAGATCGTCGCGCGCATGGCGGCCCTGATCCAGGAGCACCGCACGACGCTCGTCTTCGTGAACACGCGGAAGCTCGCGGAGCGGATCGCGGCGCGACTCACGACGGTGCTCGGCGAGGAGAAGGTGACGAGCCACCACGGGTCACTCGCGCGGGAGCGCCGCCTCGAGGCGGAGCGGCGTCTCAAGGAGGGATCGCTCCGCGCGCTCGTCGCGACCGCGTCGCTCGAGCTGGGGATCGACATCGGCGACGTGGACCTGGTGCTCCAGGTCGGGATCACGCCCTCGATCGCGGTCTTCCTCCAGCGCGTGGGGCGGAGCGGACACGCCCTCCGCGGGCTCCCGAAGGGCCGGATCTTCCCGCTCACCCGGGACGAGCTGGTCACGGCGGCCGCGCTCCTCGACTCGATCCGCCGCGGGGATCTCGACCGCACGATCCAGCCCTCGAAGCCGCTCGACATCCTGGCGCAGCAGGTCGTGGCCGCGTGCGTGCCGGAGACCTGGGAGGAGCGTACCCTCCACGACACCTTCCGGCGCGCGTGGCCCTATCGCGACCTCGCGCGTGAGGAGTTCGACGACGTGGTGCGGCTTCACACGGAGGGCCGCTCGGCCCTCCTGCACCGGGACGGCGTGCACGGGCGGCTCCGCGCGACGAAACGCGCCTCGCTCACCGCGATCACCTCCGGAGGCGCCATCCCCGACACCGGCCAGTACCGCGTCCTGCTCGAGCCCGAGGGGATCCCGGTCGGCTCGCTCGACGAGGACTTCGCGATCGAGTCGAGCGGCGGCGACATCATCCAGCTCGGAAACGCGTCCTGGAGGATCCTGCGCGTGGAGCCCGGGGTCGTCCGCGTCGCGGACGCGCAGGGCGCTCCTCCCACGGTTCCCTTCTGGCTCGGCGAGGCGCCGGCGCGAACGAAGGAGCTCTCCTCGGCGCTCGGCCGCGTGCGCGAGCGCGGGACGGATCGCGCGTGGCTCGAGGGAGAGCTCGGGATCGACGCCGCGGCGGCATCCCAGATCGCCGAGTATCTCGAGGAGGGAGCGCGCGCGCTCGGCGCGATCCCGACCCCGGACCGCGTCGTGCTCGAGCGGTTCTTCGACGAGTCGGGCGGAATGCAGCTCGTGGTGCACGCTCCCTTCGGCGGACGCGTGAACCGCGCGTGGGGGCTCGCGCTCCGGAAGCGCTTCTGCCGCGGATTCGGCTTCGAGCTCCAGGCGGCCGCGAACGAGGAGGCGATCGTCATCTCGCTCGGGCCGCAGCACAGCTTCCCGCTCGAGGACGTGTTCCAGTTCCTGCATCCGGACGCCGCGCGAGACCTCCTCGTGCAGGCGCTCCTCGACGCGCCCATGTTCGGTACGCGCTGGCGCTGGAATCTCACGCGCTCCCTCCTGATATCGCGGACCCAGGGCGGCGGGAAGCGCGTTCCGACTCCCTTGATCCGGATGCGCGCCGAGGACGAGCTGGTCCGCGCGTTTCCCAGCGCGCTCGCCTGCCCCGAGACGATGCCCCCGGGAGATCTTCCGGTTCCCTGGGAGCACCCGATGGTGCGTCAGACGATCGAGGACTGCCTCACGGAGGCGATGGACGTCGACGGATTCCTCGAGGTCCTGCGCCGCTTGCGCGACGGCTCGATCGAGCGCCACGCCGTGGACACCCGCGAGCCCTCGCCCTTCGCAGCCGGGATCCTGAACGTGATGCCGTACGGATTCCTGGACGACGCCCCGCTCGAGGAGCGGCGCACGCAGGCCGTGAGCGCGCGCCGGAGACTCGATCCCGAGACGGCCGATACGCTCGGCGCGCTCGACCCCGCGGCCGTGGCGCGCGTGCGGGAGCAGGCCTGGCCCGAGCCCGAGAGCGCCGAGGAGGTGCACGAGGCGCTCCTCTGGATGGGATATGCCACGCAGCGAGAGGCGGAGGAGTCCGGGTGGAGCGAATGGATCGGCGAGCTTCGCGCGGCGGGTCGCGTGCGCGAGACCGCGGGACTCGAGGGGGCACCCTCCTGGGCCGCCGTCGAGACGCCGGACGATCCCTACCGCAGAGTGAAGGGACGGCTCGAGGCGCTTGGTCCCATCGTGCTCGAGAAGGACTCGCCGCGCGGCGGCTCCGGCCCCGGCGGCGCGGAAGCCGACCCGATTCCGGTTCTCCCCGATTCCTGCGAGGAGCACCTTCTCCGACTCGAGGTGGAGGGGCACGTCCTCCGCTGCCGCATCGGAGGGAGCCGCGCCTGGTCCGACCGACGGCTCCTCTCGAGGATCCACCGCGACACGCTCGAGCGACTTCGACGCGAGATCGAGCCGGTCACCGCGGCCGAGTACTGGCGCTTCCTCACGTGCTGGCAGCACGCCGCGCCGGGCTACCACCTCACGGGCCCGCGCGGCCTGAGCCAGGTGCTCCGCCGGCTTGCCGGATTCGAGATCGCCGCGGCCGAGTGGGAATCGCGTGTGCTCCCTTCGAGAGTCGAGGGATACCGCCAGGAGTGGCTCGACGAGGTGACGCTCTCGGGCGAGTTCGTCTGGGGCCGGCTCTGGGGAAGCGGCCATTCTCCGATTCGTTCCACGCCGGTCTGTCTCGTGCCGCGCGAGGATCTGGATCCGTGGCTCGCGCTGTCGGCCTCAGTGCCGGCGCGCACGGACGCCACAATCCGGAACGGTGGACCGGCCCTTGACGGCGCGCCAGATGGTGTGGACGAAGGCGACTCGCTAGCCGAGTCGGCGGAGCGCTCCTCCTACGCCGCGATCCTCCTCCAGACCCTGGACGAGCGCGGCGCCGTGTTCACGCAGGAGCTGGCGCGGCGCACCGGCCTCCTCCCCTCGCACGTGGAGATGGGACTCGCGCAGCTCATCGCCGAGGGACGCGTGACCTGCGACTCGTTCGGCGGCCTGCGCCGGCTGATCACGTCTCCGAGCCGCCGCCGTGGAGTCATGAAGCGCGTCGCGTACGCGCCCCCCGGCCGCTGGACGCGCTTCCGTGCGGATCCCCTACCTTCGGCGGAAGGCCTCGCGGAGTTTGTCGCGCGCCGGCTCCTCGATCGATACGGCCTGGTGTTCCGGCGCGTCCTCGAGCGCGAGCGCATCCCCGTGCCCTGGAGGGACCTCGTGCGCGTGTACCGGCTCTGGGAGCTGCGGGGCGACGTGCGCGGCGGGCGGTTCGTCCAGCGGTTCGCGGGCGAGCAGTACGCGGAGCCCGAGGCGGTGGAGACCATGAGGAAGCTGCGCCGCTCCGCTCAGGGCACGGGCCAGGGACTCGCGGTCTCGCCCGCCGACCCCCTGAACCTCGACGGCATCCTCACTCCCGAGCCGCGCGTCCCGTCGCAGACTCGGCGCAACGTCGAGGTTGCCTAGAGCTGTTCTGAAACCCCGGTCAATGGCTGTGTCAACGGTCCACGAACTGGCTGCATCTCCTCGTCGTTCGTCGAGCCGGGAAGTCGCGTCTCTCGATAGAGCTCGTATCCCACAGCTTCCCTCGAGTGGCTGACCTTGCCGTAACTCAGATCGAAGCAAGAGCGCCCCGCAATAAAGCGGAGTCCGCCATCGGCGTGCGCGGCGCCTGCGATGCCCAAGGCACAGAGCGTGAGGGTGAGCGCAAACGCAAGGCACTGTCTCATGCCGACCCTTGGGATCACTTGCTCCGCACGTGGAGCCGTTCCTCGACAGCGCGCGCCTCGCGCATCACGATCTCCGGAACGGCATCCACGTCCGCGGCGCTCGTATGGAAGTTCACGACGCACGCGCGGAGCGCGTACTTCCCCCGGATCACCGCGTTGGAGAGGAACGCTTCCCCGTTCTGCTGCAGCGTCTGGAGCAGCTCCTTGTTCAGCTCGTTCAGCGCGCGCTCCCCGTCCTCGGTGCCCGCCCCATTCCGCAGTCGCTCCGGAACGTAGCGGAACGTGGTGATGCTGAGCTCCTGCGTGAGGAGCTCGAGCTCCGGCGTGCGCGAGACCGCCCCGGCCAGCCGGCGCGAGAGCGCGATGTCCTCCGCGATCATCGTGCGGTAGCCCGCCGCGCCCGCGTGCCGCAACCCGAGCCACACCTTGAGCGCGCGGAAGCCGCGCGAGTTCT is a window of Candidatus Eisenbacteria bacterium DNA encoding:
- a CDS encoding DEAD/DEAH box helicase — protein: MSLESFHPTVRRWFEERIGTPSAPQVEGWPRIREGGHTLIAAPTGTGKTLAAFLWAIDGLLREGASLPDETRVLYVSPLKALGNDVQKNLQGPLAELLALDPSLAALRVLVRTGDTPASERQSMGRRPPHILVTTPESLYILLTSKGGRELLRTVRTVIVDEIHAVAGSKRGAHLALSLERLTALAGDVQRIGLSATQKPVSEIASLLAGDGRDCSIVDVGHRRALDLAIEVPGSPLETVCSHETWDEIVARMAALIQEHRTTLVFVNTRKLAERIAARLTTVLGEEKVTSHHGSLARERRLEAERRLKEGSLRALVATASLELGIDIGDVDLVLQVGITPSIAVFLQRVGRSGHALRGLPKGRIFPLTRDELVTAAALLDSIRRGDLDRTIQPSKPLDILAQQVVAACVPETWEERTLHDTFRRAWPYRDLAREEFDDVVRLHTEGRSALLHRDGVHGRLRATKRASLTAITSGGAIPDTGQYRVLLEPEGIPVGSLDEDFAIESSGGDIIQLGNASWRILRVEPGVVRVADAQGAPPTVPFWLGEAPARTKELSSALGRVRERGTDRAWLEGELGIDAAAASQIAEYLEEGARALGAIPTPDRVVLERFFDESGGMQLVVHAPFGGRVNRAWGLALRKRFCRGFGFELQAAANEEAIVISLGPQHSFPLEDVFQFLHPDAARDLLVQALLDAPMFGTRWRWNLTRSLLISRTQGGGKRVPTPLIRMRAEDELVRAFPSALACPETMPPGDLPVPWEHPMVRQTIEDCLTEAMDVDGFLEVLRRLRDGSIERHAVDTREPSPFAAGILNVMPYGFLDDAPLEERRTQAVSARRRLDPETADTLGALDPAAVARVREQAWPEPESAEEVHEALLWMGYATQREAEESGWSEWIGELRAAGRVRETAGLEGAPSWAAVETPDDPYRRVKGRLEALGPIVLEKDSPRGGSGPGGAEADPIPVLPDSCEEHLLRLEVEGHVLRCRIGGSRAWSDRRLLSRIHRDTLERLRREIEPVTAAEYWRFLTCWQHAAPGYHLTGPRGLSQVLRRLAGFEIAAAEWESRVLPSRVEGYRQEWLDEVTLSGEFVWGRLWGSGHSPIRSTPVCLVPREDLDPWLALSASVPARTDATIRNGGPALDGAPDGVDEGDSLAESAERSSYAAILLQTLDERGAVFTQELARRTGLLPSHVEMGLAQLIAEGRVTCDSFGGLRRLITSPSRRRGVMKRVAYAPPGRWTRFRADPLPSAEGLAEFVARRLLDRYGLVFRRVLERERIPVPWRDLVRVYRLWELRGDVRGGRFVQRFAGEQYAEPEAVETMRKLRRSAQGTGQGLAVSPADPLNLDGILTPEPRVPSQTRRNVEVA